The DNA region ACGACGCCCGAGTTCGGCTGGAAGGGCGTGACGGACAGCCCCCGGCACGGCGTCACACGGAATCCCTACGACACCTCACGCACCGCGGGCGGCTCCAGCGGCGGCAGTTCGGCCGCGGTCGCACTCGGGGCGGGTCCGCTCAGCCTGGGCACGGACGCGGGCGGTTCGGTGCGCATCCCCGCCTCCTTCTGCGGAATGTTCGCCATCAAGCCGACGTACGGGCGGGTGCCGATCTATCCCGCGAGCGCCTTCGGCACGCTCGCCCACGTCGGGCCTATGACCCGCGACGCACGGGACGCGGCGCTGCTGATGGATGTGATCTCCGAGCCGGACGCCCGCGACTGGTCTCAGCTCGCGCCGCCGCATGGCAGTTTCAGCGAGTCCGTGAAGGACGGGGTGCGGGGGCTGCGCATCGCGTACTCGCCGGACTTCGGCGGCCGGGTCGAGGTCGAACCGGCGGTGGCCGCCGGGGTGCGTCGCGCCGTCGAGCGGCTCGCGGAACTGGGCGCGGTCGTCGAGGAGACCGACCCCGGTTTCGACGACCCGATCGAGGCGTTCCACTCCCTGTGGTTCGCGGGGGCGGCCCGGGTGACGCAGCACTTCACCGACGAGCAGCGTGAGGCCATGGACCCCGGGCTGAGGGAGGTCTCCGAGGACGGCGCTTCGCGCAGCGCGCTGGACTATCTGGCCGCGGTCGACGTTCGTATGGCGCTGGGCAAGCAGATGGGCGTCTTCCACGAGACGTACGACCTGCTGGTGACGCCGACGACGCCGGGCACGGCCTTCGGGGCGGGCCTGGAGGTGCCGGAGGGTTCCGGATACCGGCGGTGGACCCAGTGGACGCCCTTCACCTATCCGTTCAACATGACGCAGCAGCCCGCCTCTTCCGTGCCCTGCGGGCTGGACGGCGACGGACTGCCGATGGGTGTGCAGTTGGTGGCCGCACGCCACCGGGACGATCTCGTGCTGCGGGCCTCGCACGCGCTGTACGAGGCGGGAGCGGCGGATGTGCCGGCGCCCGCCCTCGCCGGGGCCGAGTAAGCCCCGGCCGAGCGCGAGCACTGCGAGCACCACGAGCACTGCGAGCACTGCGAGCACTGCGAGCACTACGAGCACTACGAGCACTACGAGCACCAAGGAGTACGGGGCCCGGGCAGGGCCCCGTACCCGCAAGCACCCGCGGGCGCCCCCGACTCCCCTAACTCGCCTCGATCCGGCGGAAGTTGAGGGTCTCCCCGATGGCTCCCGCCCGCCAGAGGTCCTGGCAGGCCTCGGCCATCTCGTCGAGGCCCTCGACGATCGAACCCCACACGATGCCGGGCACCCAGCCCGCGTCGCCGTTGATGAGCAGGTTGTTGCGCTCGTAGAACAGCGCGAGGTCGATCACGGTGGAACGCGTGGCGTGGGCCGCCTTGGCGCCCCGCTGTTCGGCCGCCGCCTCATAGCCGTAGGACGCCGTGTTGAGTTGCGTGTCCGTGAAGGTGAAATAGCACAGATCGCCCGGGATGGGGGTGATCGTCGGGTTCTCCAGCGGCGGCTCCTCGGGAGCGAACGGCGGGATCAGCGCATAGATCTCGTTGCGCGCGTACTTGGCGTGGTAGACGTCGCCGCCCAGGGGCAGCGCGTTCCACACCGCTTCGC from Streptomyces marispadix includes:
- a CDS encoding DUF3830 family protein → MAERFIEVSLDKRGVRCTAKLLDDRAPITCEAVWNALPLGGDVYHAKYARNEIYALIPPFAPEEPPLENPTITPIPGDLCYFTFTDTQLNTASYGYEAAAEQRGAKAAHATRSTVIDLALFYERNNLLINGDAGWVPGIVWGSIVEGLDEMAEACQDLWRAGAIGETLNFRRIEAS
- a CDS encoding amidase, whose protein sequence is MSDLSSLTAVRLLEGFSSGDFSPVEATRAALEQAEKVQPHVNAFVRIDGDDALAQARESTERWRRGDPQGPLDGVPVTVKDILLLRGKPTLRGSWSSSTEGPWEEDAPSVARMREAGAVFVGKTTTPEFGWKGVTDSPRHGVTRNPYDTSRTAGGSSGGSSAAVALGAGPLSLGTDAGGSVRIPASFCGMFAIKPTYGRVPIYPASAFGTLAHVGPMTRDARDAALLMDVISEPDARDWSQLAPPHGSFSESVKDGVRGLRIAYSPDFGGRVEVEPAVAAGVRRAVERLAELGAVVEETDPGFDDPIEAFHSLWFAGAARVTQHFTDEQREAMDPGLREVSEDGASRSALDYLAAVDVRMALGKQMGVFHETYDLLVTPTTPGTAFGAGLEVPEGSGYRRWTQWTPFTYPFNMTQQPASSVPCGLDGDGLPMGVQLVAARHRDDLVLRASHALYEAGAADVPAPALAGAE